One genomic segment of Streptomyces sp. RKND-216 includes these proteins:
- a CDS encoding alanine/glycine:cation symporter family protein: MSTLDALIVEINDHLWTYLLIPLVAIAGLWFTIRSKAVQLRLLPEMLRVLKTPAQNTGTGRRSVSAFGAFTISAAARIGTGNVAGVAAAITLGGPGAVFWMWVMALVGGASSFVESTLAQLYKVRNTHPGGEGTYRGGPAYYMQRGLGKRWLGVTFAVIITLTFGWVFTAVQSNTITTVLKSSGSSDASSFTFVVGMALAGLLALSVFGGVKRIAHITQVLVPVMAVLYLLMGLLVLALNFGELPSVLASIVEGAFGLREAASGAIGAAIMQGVRRGMFSNEAGLGSAPNAAATAEVSHPVKQGLVQTLGVYFDTLIVCSMTAFIILSTNPSLSERGGADLTQSALEETLGGWAGYVLAVVVFMLAFSSMIGNYYYGESNVRFVTGSKPVMAGYRVVILACTVLGAMGSVSVVWSLADVTMGAMALVNLLAVLPLSVIAFRLLEDYVAQRRAGLDPVFTRDRVPGLKGVECWEPAGGTSGPQAGGDADPSAAQDVRVG; this comes from the coding sequence ATGAGCACGCTGGACGCGTTGATCGTCGAGATCAACGACCACCTCTGGACGTACCTGCTGATCCCCCTGGTGGCGATCGCGGGCCTCTGGTTCACGATCCGCTCCAAGGCCGTGCAGCTGCGGCTGCTTCCCGAGATGCTGCGGGTCCTGAAGACCCCCGCGCAGAACACCGGGACCGGCCGCAGGTCCGTCTCGGCCTTCGGCGCCTTCACCATCTCCGCCGCCGCCCGCATCGGCACCGGCAACGTCGCGGGCGTCGCCGCCGCCATCACCCTCGGCGGCCCGGGCGCGGTGTTCTGGATGTGGGTCATGGCGCTGGTCGGAGGCGCGTCCTCGTTCGTCGAGTCGACGCTCGCCCAGCTCTACAAGGTGCGCAACACCCACCCGGGCGGTGAGGGCACCTACCGCGGCGGCCCGGCGTACTACATGCAGCGGGGCCTGGGGAAGCGCTGGCTCGGCGTCACCTTCGCCGTGATCATCACGCTCACCTTCGGCTGGGTCTTCACCGCCGTGCAGTCCAACACCATCACCACGGTGCTGAAGAGCTCCGGCAGCAGCGACGCGTCCTCCTTCACCTTCGTCGTCGGCATGGCCCTGGCCGGCCTGCTGGCGCTCAGCGTCTTCGGCGGCGTGAAGCGGATCGCCCACATCACGCAGGTGCTCGTCCCGGTGATGGCAGTGCTGTACCTGCTGATGGGCCTGCTGGTGCTGGCCCTGAATTTCGGCGAGCTCCCGTCGGTCCTCGCCTCGATCGTGGAGGGCGCGTTCGGTCTGCGGGAGGCCGCGTCCGGCGCGATCGGCGCCGCAATCATGCAGGGCGTGCGGCGCGGCATGTTCTCCAACGAGGCCGGTCTCGGCTCCGCCCCGAACGCGGCCGCGACCGCGGAGGTCAGCCACCCGGTCAAGCAGGGGCTGGTGCAGACCCTCGGCGTCTACTTCGACACCCTGATCGTCTGCTCCATGACCGCCTTCATCATCCTCTCCACCAATCCGTCGCTGTCCGAGCGCGGCGGGGCGGACCTCACCCAGTCCGCGCTGGAGGAGACGCTGGGCGGCTGGGCCGGCTACGTGCTGGCCGTCGTGGTGTTCATGCTCGCCTTCAGCTCGATGATCGGAAACTACTACTACGGTGAGTCCAACGTCCGCTTCGTCACCGGCAGCAAGCCGGTCATGGCGGGGTACCGGGTCGTCATCCTGGCCTGCACGGTGCTCGGCGCGATGGGTTCGGTCAGCGTGGTGTGGAGCCTCGCCGACGTCACGATGGGCGCGATGGCGCTGGTCAACCTGCTGGCCGTGCTGCCGCTGTCGGTCATCGCCTTCCGGCTCCTGGAGGACTACGTCGCGCAGCGGCGCGCCGGACTCGATCCCGTCTTCACCCGCGACCGGGTACCCGGCCTGAAGGGCGTGGAGTGCTGGGAGCCCGCGGGCGGGACGTCCGGCCCACAGGCCGGCGGGGACGCCGACCCGTCCGCGGCGCAGGACGTGCGCGTCGGCTGA
- a CDS encoding YihY/virulence factor BrkB family protein, with amino-acid sequence MEQNTPQAGEQSPGSAEPEPGRPAKGPGDLPKRSWGAVLKRTGKEFQEDELTDIAAALTYYGVLSVFPALIAVVSIMGLLGSSAIQSVIDEVGGLAPGPVKSTLTSILEQLQGSSGAGIALVIGLVLALWSASGYVAAFMRAGNRIYDIREGRPFWKTLPTRFFTTVAVLVMLSLVAVAVVVSGGVARTVGDALGLGDTAVTVWSFAKWPVMVLLVSVVFSLLYWAAPNVKRRFRWVTPGSLLAVLIWIVASVAFAFYVANFAGYNQTYGSLAGIIISLVWLWISNIAILLGLEFNAELERQRAMETGHPEDEEPYAEPRDTRKM; translated from the coding sequence ATGGAGCAGAACACCCCACAGGCGGGCGAGCAGAGCCCCGGGTCGGCGGAACCGGAGCCCGGCCGCCCGGCAAAGGGTCCCGGTGACCTGCCGAAACGCTCGTGGGGGGCGGTCCTGAAGCGCACCGGGAAGGAGTTCCAGGAGGACGAGCTCACGGACATCGCCGCGGCCCTGACCTACTACGGCGTGCTGTCCGTCTTCCCCGCGCTGATCGCCGTCGTGTCGATCATGGGGCTGCTCGGCAGTTCGGCCATCCAGTCGGTCATCGACGAAGTCGGGGGTCTCGCCCCGGGGCCCGTGAAGTCGACGCTGACCAGCATCCTGGAGCAGCTCCAGGGCAGCAGCGGTGCGGGGATCGCCCTGGTCATCGGTCTGGTGCTGGCGCTCTGGTCGGCCTCCGGGTACGTCGCGGCCTTCATGCGGGCCGGCAACCGCATCTACGACATCCGCGAGGGCCGCCCCTTCTGGAAGACGCTGCCGACCCGCTTCTTCACCACGGTCGCGGTGCTCGTCATGTTGTCCCTGGTCGCGGTCGCGGTGGTGGTGAGCGGCGGGGTCGCCCGCACGGTGGGTGACGCGCTCGGGCTCGGCGACACAGCCGTCACCGTCTGGTCGTTCGCCAAGTGGCCGGTGATGGTGCTGCTGGTCAGCGTCGTCTTCTCGCTGCTCTACTGGGCCGCGCCGAACGTGAAGCGCCGCTTCCGCTGGGTCACGCCCGGCAGCCTGCTGGCGGTGCTGATCTGGATCGTCGCCTCGGTGGCCTTCGCCTTCTACGTGGCGAACTTCGCCGGCTACAACCAGACGTACGGCAGTCTCGCCGGGATCATCATCTCCCTCGTCTGGCTGTGGATCTCCAACATCGCGATCCTGCTCGGCCTGGAGTTCAACGCGGAGCTGGAGCGCCAGCGGGCGATGGAGACCGGTCACCCGGAGGACGAGGAGCCGTACGCCGAGCCGCGGGACACGCGGAAGATGTGA
- the murQ gene encoding N-acetylmuramic acid 6-phosphate etherase: MTSTADPSHSPSYSELRAQLETLTTEAFRSELAEIDQLPTLEIARLMNAEDATVPAAVAEQLPVIAAAIDGAAERMARGGRLVYAGAGTAGRVGVVDASECPPTFNTAPEQVVGLIAGGPDAVITSVEGAEDSRELAAADLDGLGLGPEDTVVGVSASGRTPYAVGAVEHARELGALTVGLSCNAGSPLAAAAEHGIEVVVGPELLTGSTRLKAGTAQKLVLNMLSTLTMIRLGKTYGNLMVDVRASNEKLRARSRRIVALATDASDEEIENALAATGGEVKNAILTLLGEVDAPTAAQLLADADGHLRAALRAAKS; this comes from the coding sequence ATGACCTCCACCGCCGACCCCTCGCACAGCCCGTCGTACAGCGAGCTGCGCGCGCAGCTGGAGACGCTGACCACGGAGGCGTTCCGCAGCGAACTGGCCGAGATCGACCAGCTGCCCACCCTGGAGATCGCCAGGCTGATGAACGCCGAGGACGCCACCGTTCCGGCCGCCGTCGCCGAGCAGCTGCCCGTGATCGCCGCCGCGATCGACGGCGCCGCGGAGCGCATGGCGCGCGGCGGCCGGCTGGTCTACGCGGGCGCCGGGACCGCCGGGCGGGTGGGGGTGGTGGACGCCAGCGAGTGCCCGCCGACCTTCAACACCGCGCCCGAGCAGGTGGTCGGGCTCATCGCGGGCGGCCCGGACGCGGTGATCACGTCCGTGGAGGGCGCCGAGGACAGCCGGGAGCTGGCCGCCGCAGATTTGGACGGACTCGGCCTCGGCCCGGAGGACACCGTCGTCGGCGTCTCGGCCTCCGGCCGCACCCCGTACGCGGTCGGCGCCGTCGAGCACGCACGGGAACTCGGCGCCCTGACCGTCGGACTGTCGTGCAACGCCGGGTCGCCGCTGGCCGCCGCCGCGGAGCACGGGATCGAGGTGGTCGTCGGCCCCGAGCTGCTGACGGGTTCCACCCGGCTCAAGGCCGGCACCGCACAGAAGCTGGTGCTCAACATGCTGTCGACGCTGACGATGATCCGCCTGGGCAAGACCTACGGGAACCTGATGGTCGACGTGCGTGCCTCGAACGAGAAGCTGCGGGCCCGTTCCCGCCGCATCGTCGCACTCGCCACCGACGCCTCCGACGAGGAGATCGAGAACGCGCTCGCAGCGACCGGCGGCGAGGTGAAGAACGCCATCCTCACCCTGCTCGGCGAGGTCGACGCACCCACCGCGGCACAGCTGCTGGCCGACGCGGACGGTCATCTCCGCGCGGCCCTGCGGGCGGCGAAGAGCTGA
- a CDS encoding MurR/RpiR family transcriptional regulator, which translates to MRTMAPSMTRSMQRVAETVAHDPAGCSRLTVTGLAERTGTSEATVVRTSRLLGYPGYRDLRLALAGLAAQQESGAAPSVTADIAVDDPMADVVAKLAHDEQQTLADTAAALDTGQVEAAVGALASARRVDIYGVGASSLVGTDLAQKLLRIGLIAHSHADPHLAVTNAVQLRAGDVALAITHSGRTVDVIEPLRVAFDHGATTIAITGRPDGEVAQYADHVLTTSTARESELRPAAMSSRTSQLLVVDILFIGVAQRTYETAAPALSASYEALAHRHSPRQR; encoded by the coding sequence GTGCGCACCATGGCGCCGTCGATGACGCGTTCCATGCAGCGCGTCGCGGAGACCGTCGCGCACGACCCCGCCGGCTGCTCGCGGCTCACCGTCACCGGCCTCGCCGAGCGCACCGGCACCAGCGAGGCCACCGTCGTACGCACCTCGCGGCTGTTGGGCTATCCGGGTTACCGGGACCTGCGGCTGGCACTCGCCGGCTTGGCGGCGCAGCAGGAGTCCGGGGCGGCGCCGTCGGTGACCGCGGACATCGCGGTGGACGACCCGATGGCGGACGTGGTGGCGAAGCTGGCGCACGACGAGCAGCAGACGCTCGCGGACACCGCCGCCGCCCTGGACACCGGCCAGGTGGAGGCCGCCGTGGGGGCGCTCGCCTCGGCCCGCCGGGTCGACATCTACGGCGTCGGCGCGTCCTCGCTGGTGGGCACGGATCTCGCGCAGAAGCTGCTGCGCATCGGCCTGATCGCCCACTCGCACGCCGACCCGCACCTGGCCGTCACCAACGCTGTCCAGTTGCGCGCGGGCGACGTGGCCCTCGCCATCACGCACTCCGGTCGTACGGTGGACGTGATAGAGCCGCTGCGCGTCGCCTTCGACCACGGCGCGACGACCATCGCGATCACCGGCCGTCCCGACGGCGAGGTGGCGCAGTACGCCGATCACGTGCTCACCACCTCCACCGCGCGGGAGAGTGAACTGCGCCCGGCAGCCATGTCCAGCCGCACCAGCCAGCTGCTGGTGGTCGACATCCTGTTCATAGGCGTCGCGCAGCGCACCTACGAGACGGCGGCCCCGGCGCTGTCCGCCTCCTACGAGGCGCTCGCCCACCGCCACTCGCCGCGGCAGCGCTGA
- a CDS encoding DUF4031 domain-containing protein: MTVYIDPPTWPGHGRMWSHLVSDSSYDELHAFAAAIGCPRRAFDRDHYDVPAERYATAVHHGAVEVGSKELLLRLRAAGLRRPRPNRE; the protein is encoded by the coding sequence GTGACGGTCTACATCGACCCCCCGACCTGGCCCGGCCACGGCCGCATGTGGTCCCACCTGGTGAGCGACAGCTCGTACGACGAACTGCACGCGTTCGCGGCGGCGATCGGCTGTCCGCGCCGCGCGTTCGACCGCGACCACTACGACGTGCCCGCCGAGCGCTACGCCACCGCCGTGCACCACGGCGCCGTCGAGGTCGGCAGCAAGGAACTGCTGCTCCGGCTGCGCGCCGCCGGCCTCCGCCGCCCCCGCCCGAACCGCGAGTGA
- a CDS encoding Cmx/CmrA family chloramphenicol efflux MFS transporter produces MPAAVYVLGMSVFALGTSEFMLSGILEPLARDMDVSIPQAGLLVSAFAIGMVVGAPLLAAATLRLPRRTTLIALLTVFGLGQVAGALAPSYGMLFASRVVSALACAGFWAVGAAVAVSLVPVNARARAMAVMVGGLSIANIAGVPAGAFLGQSAGWRSAFWAVAAMSAVGLIGVVAVVPRTQPPTGEDAPRLRRELRIYRDRQVWMTLVTIAATAATGFCVFSYLSPILTRTAGLSESWVPWVLGLFGLGALIGTSVGGRIADAHLFGTMYAGISAAAVVLTALALLAHVPVAAVTLSFLLGLAVFTAAPALNARMFNVADAAPTLAGATTTASFNIGNTLGPWLGGLVIGAGWGFAAVAWTGAALAVTALLATAVASRLRGAPAGTRVIAHAPAAPHDVPTDARQQCYE; encoded by the coding sequence ATGCCCGCTGCGGTCTACGTGCTGGGCATGTCCGTCTTCGCGCTCGGCACCTCGGAGTTCATGCTCTCGGGCATCCTGGAGCCGCTGGCCCGCGACATGGACGTCTCCATCCCGCAGGCCGGGCTGCTGGTCTCGGCGTTCGCCATCGGAATGGTCGTCGGGGCGCCGCTGCTGGCGGCCGCCACGCTGCGGCTTCCGCGGCGCACCACCCTGATCGCACTGCTCACCGTGTTCGGCCTGGGGCAGGTGGCGGGGGCGCTGGCGCCCTCGTACGGGATGCTGTTCGCGTCCCGTGTGGTGAGCGCGCTGGCCTGTGCCGGGTTCTGGGCCGTCGGTGCGGCGGTCGCCGTGTCGCTGGTGCCGGTGAACGCGCGGGCCCGCGCGATGGCCGTCATGGTGGGCGGCCTCAGCATCGCGAACATCGCGGGCGTCCCGGCCGGAGCGTTCCTCGGGCAGAGCGCCGGGTGGCGTTCGGCGTTCTGGGCGGTGGCCGCGATGTCGGCGGTCGGCCTCATCGGGGTCGTCGCCGTGGTGCCGCGCACCCAGCCGCCGACCGGCGAGGATGCGCCGCGCCTGCGCCGCGAGCTGCGCATCTACCGCGACCGGCAGGTGTGGATGACGCTGGTGACCATCGCCGCCACGGCCGCCACCGGCTTCTGCGTCTTCTCGTACCTCTCGCCGATCCTCACCCGCACCGCGGGCCTGTCGGAGAGCTGGGTGCCGTGGGTGCTGGGGCTGTTCGGCCTGGGCGCACTGATCGGCACCTCGGTCGGCGGCCGCATCGCGGACGCGCACCTCTTCGGCACCATGTACGCCGGGATCTCCGCCGCCGCGGTGGTGCTCACGGCGCTCGCGCTGCTCGCGCACGTGCCGGTGGCCGCGGTCACCCTGTCGTTCCTGCTCGGCCTGGCCGTCTTCACGGCCGCGCCCGCGCTCAACGCGCGCATGTTCAACGTGGCCGACGCGGCGCCCACACTGGCCGGGGCGACCACCACCGCCTCGTTCAACATCGGCAACACGCTCGGCCCGTGGCTGGGCGGGCTGGTCATCGGCGCGGGCTGGGGCTTCGCCGCCGTGGCGTGGACGGGCGCTGCGCTGGCGGTGACGGCGCTGCTCGCCACCGCCGTCGCCTCCCGCCTCCGCGGCGCCCCGGCGGGCACCCGCGTGATCGCCCACGCCCCGGCGGCCCCCCACGACGTCCCTACGGACGCGCGCCAGCAGTGCTACGAGTGA
- a CDS encoding TIGR03086 family metal-binding protein translates to MELIEAFDTAYAEWDRLVHEVGTEQWHTATPCADWSVRDLVNHVTAEHLWAPHLLGGATLAEVGDRFDGDVLGDEPVAAWEAAGAASHPAFHRPGALEGEVHVTGGREAADAYGWQMTTDLAVHGWDLGTGIARAATISDALAQDLLERVRPMVGDQGIPGVFAPPVDVAATATPQEHLLALLGRRP, encoded by the coding sequence ATGGAACTCATCGAGGCGTTCGACACCGCCTACGCCGAGTGGGACCGGCTGGTGCACGAGGTCGGGACGGAGCAGTGGCACACGGCGACGCCCTGTGCGGACTGGAGCGTCCGGGACCTGGTCAACCACGTGACCGCCGAGCACCTGTGGGCGCCGCATCTGCTGGGCGGGGCGACGCTGGCGGAGGTCGGCGACCGCTTCGACGGCGACGTGCTGGGCGACGAACCCGTCGCCGCCTGGGAGGCGGCGGGCGCGGCCTCCCACCCGGCCTTCCACCGGCCGGGCGCGCTGGAGGGCGAGGTGCACGTCACCGGTGGCCGCGAGGCGGCGGATGCGTACGGCTGGCAGATGACGACCGACCTGGCCGTGCACGGATGGGACCTGGGGACGGGGATCGCCCGTGCCGCGACTATCTCCGACGCACTGGCGCAGGACCTGCTGGAACGGGTGCGTCCGATGGTCGGCGACCAGGGCATTCCGGGCGTCTTCGCGCCCCCGGTGGACGTCGCGGCCACCGCCACCCCGCAAGAGCACCTGCTGGCCCTGCTCGGCCGCCGGCCCTGA
- a CDS encoding Uma2 family endonuclease → MTVTADPVTDIMEDAPDPIDQLSALEEAYGEPVRAQYVERGAFLPPQPDDQHMDAAAEFYFQLRTAGFPLAGMGIGLRCGVKYERTQALLIPDFYVKHRRPTDLDEAYRRTHKGWYSIDLLALVGEVTSTNHETDTGPKYRTYAAAGVPVYVLLHRQEGKAYAYSDPVSAPERGDPHYATKTEVEIGRPLPLPEPYPALETEFLLER, encoded by the coding sequence GTGACCGTCACCGCCGACCCCGTCACCGACATCATGGAAGACGCGCCGGACCCCATCGACCAGTTGAGCGCGCTCGAAGAGGCTTACGGAGAGCCTGTCCGGGCGCAGTACGTCGAGAGGGGCGCGTTCTTGCCGCCGCAACCGGACGATCAGCACATGGACGCCGCTGCCGAGTTCTACTTCCAGCTGCGCACCGCAGGCTTCCCGCTCGCCGGCATGGGCATCGGCCTGAGGTGCGGGGTCAAGTACGAGCGGACGCAGGCGCTCCTCATCCCCGACTTCTACGTGAAGCACCGGCGTCCCACGGATCTCGACGAGGCGTACCGCCGCACCCACAAGGGCTGGTACTCCATCGACCTGCTCGCACTCGTCGGGGAGGTCACCTCGACCAACCACGAGACGGACACCGGCCCGAAGTACCGCACGTACGCCGCTGCCGGCGTGCCGGTGTACGTGCTGCTGCACCGGCAGGAGGGCAAGGCGTACGCGTACTCCGACCCCGTGAGCGCGCCGGAGCGCGGCGACCCGCACTACGCGACGAAGACGGAGGTCGAGATCGGCCGCCCCCTGCCCCTTCCGGAGCCGTATCCGGCGCTGGAGACAGAGTTCCTGCTGGAGCGGTGA
- a CDS encoding copper homeostasis protein CutC yields MSRPLLEVIALDADDARAAQAGGADRLELVTDMAADGLTPSPGTFAAVRAAVDLPVRVMLRAADGFSAGGPEGVAVLRAQAEALRAEGAEEFVLGFLEESGQPDVEAVAALAAATGGGRWTFHRAIDRAADRDGLRKRLADLPGPDAFLTAGSAAGVDDGWDVLVAEAARTAAGEPGYEPLLMVGGGLRLDHVPGLKDAGVTAFHIGGAARPEGWHGPVTAGAVARWRTLLDG; encoded by the coding sequence ATGTCTAGACCATTGCTCGAGGTGATCGCGCTCGACGCGGACGACGCCCGGGCCGCGCAGGCCGGAGGGGCGGACCGCCTCGAACTGGTGACGGATATGGCCGCCGACGGGCTCACGCCCTCGCCCGGTACCTTCGCGGCCGTACGGGCCGCCGTGGATCTGCCGGTGCGGGTGATGCTGCGCGCGGCGGACGGGTTCTCCGCCGGGGGACCGGAAGGTGTCGCGGTGCTCCGTGCGCAGGCAGAGGCGCTGCGCGCGGAGGGCGCGGAGGAGTTCGTGCTCGGCTTCCTGGAGGAGTCCGGGCAGCCCGACGTGGAGGCGGTCGCCGCGCTGGCGGCGGCGACCGGCGGCGGCCGGTGGACGTTCCACCGCGCCATCGACCGGGCCGCCGACCGGGACGGCCTGCGCAAGCGCCTGGCCGACCTGCCCGGCCCGGACGCCTTCCTGACCGCGGGCTCCGCGGCCGGCGTGGACGACGGCTGGGACGTGCTGGTCGCGGAGGCGGCCCGTACGGCTGCGGGCGAACCCGGCTACGAGCCGCTGCTGATGGTCGGGGGCGGTCTGCGGCTGGACCACGTGCCCGGCCTGAAGGACGCCGGGGTGACGGCGTTTCACATCGGGGGCGCCGCGCGACCCGAGGGCTGGCACGGTCCGGTCACGGCCGGGGCGGTCGCCCGCTGGCGCACCCTGCTGGACGGCTGA
- a CDS encoding DUF4230 domain-containing protein, translating to MRAVRLPWWVSLPLALVVLVALLAAAGRLNLIPGLPNPFESDTKDRTGPTLLTSIQDMSRYQAASGNFQVVVDLEKDAKYLPDALLGERTLFVGAGSVGAYVDLGDVDKKAVKVNDARTSATLTLPRAELEKPALNEDRSYVVARERGLFDRYGDWFSDNPNSEQKVRQTAVKHITQAAEDSGLRKRAEKNTTQMLEQLLRSLGYERVDVTYA from the coding sequence GTGCGGGCCGTACGACTCCCCTGGTGGGTCTCGCTGCCCCTCGCCCTCGTCGTCCTGGTCGCCCTGCTCGCGGCCGCCGGGCGGCTCAACCTGATCCCCGGGCTGCCGAACCCGTTCGAGAGCGACACCAAGGACCGCACCGGCCCGACGCTGCTCACCTCCATCCAGGACATGAGCCGCTACCAGGCCGCCTCCGGCAACTTCCAGGTCGTCGTCGACCTGGAGAAGGACGCCAAGTACCTGCCGGACGCCCTCCTCGGCGAGCGCACCCTCTTCGTCGGTGCCGGCTCGGTCGGCGCGTACGTCGACCTCGGCGACGTCGACAAGAAGGCGGTGAAGGTGAACGACGCCCGCACGTCCGCCACCCTCACCCTGCCGCGCGCCGAGCTGGAGAAGCCGGCACTGAACGAGGACCGCTCCTACGTCGTCGCCCGCGAACGCGGCCTCTTCGACCGCTACGGCGACTGGTTCTCCGACAACCCCAACAGCGAGCAGAAGGTGCGTCAGACCGCCGTGAAGCACATCACGCAGGCCGCCGAGGACAGCGGCCTGCGCAAGCGGGCGGAGAAGAACACCACGCAGATGCTGGAGCAGCTGCTGCGTTCGCTGGGCTACGAGCGGGTCGACGTCACGTACGCGTGA
- a CDS encoding AAA family ATPase, translated as MPAHDTDPSAAPAPATSAGDDGPLERERAHLAGSRAALRAMRADAESLDISDVSANWVNAEVLRAQLDQRIESLADLAHTPLFFGRLDYGHPHTEADSAPASPYAHHAGHSFYIGRRHVHDAEGDPMVVDWRAPVSQPFYRASKKDPQDVALRRRFGYTGGELTAYEDEHLGDPTEASQASALLQREIEKPRVGPMRDIVATIQPEQDVIVRSGIEGTVCVQGAPGTGKTAVGLHRVAYLLYTHRERLARTGTLVIGPNRSFLHYIEQVLPALGELQVRQATVDGLVEEAAARYGVRVRGRDGAETARLKGDARMAQVLRRAVRAGVTMPAEGCVVVRGSRRWRIPSYELQELVEELLQRDMRYGAAREALPQRIAHAVLVRMEQAGEAPDDRVQDAVARNAAVKAVVKAVWPAVDPAKLVLRLLSDPDFLAEQADGLLDADEQQAVRWAKPARGVKSATWSAADAVLVDEAADLVARTPSLGHVVLDEAQDLSPMQYRAVGRRCTTGSATVLGDLAQGTTPWATSSWQEALSHLGKQGSHVEELTQGFRVPRDVIAYASRLLPSIAPGLAEATSIRESPGDFAVRAVAAEEQTAAVLAACRASLGREGSTGLIVADARVPALAAALEEAGLPHLAPGEETSAGVRLTLVPATLAKGLEYDYVVLDEPAAIVSGEPDARTGLRRLYVCLTRAVSGLAVVHAEPLPEALTRT; from the coding sequence GTGCCCGCGCACGACACCGACCCGTCCGCCGCCCCCGCGCCCGCCACCTCGGCGGGCGACGACGGCCCGCTGGAACGCGAACGCGCCCACCTCGCTGGCTCGCGCGCCGCGCTGCGCGCGATGCGCGCCGACGCCGAATCCCTCGACATCTCCGACGTCAGCGCGAACTGGGTGAACGCCGAAGTCCTGCGCGCCCAGCTCGACCAGCGGATCGAGTCCCTCGCCGACCTCGCGCACACCCCGCTGTTCTTCGGCCGCCTCGACTACGGGCATCCGCACACCGAGGCCGATTCCGCGCCCGCCTCTCCGTACGCCCACCACGCCGGCCACTCCTTCTACATCGGCCGCCGCCACGTCCACGACGCCGAGGGCGACCCCATGGTGGTGGACTGGCGCGCGCCGGTCTCGCAGCCGTTCTACCGCGCCTCGAAGAAGGACCCGCAGGATGTGGCGCTGCGCCGCCGCTTCGGCTACACGGGCGGCGAGCTGACCGCGTACGAGGACGAGCACCTCGGCGACCCGACCGAGGCGTCGCAGGCGAGTGCGCTGCTCCAGCGGGAGATCGAGAAGCCGCGCGTCGGCCCGATGCGCGACATCGTCGCCACCATCCAGCCCGAGCAGGACGTCATCGTGCGGTCCGGCATCGAGGGGACGGTGTGCGTCCAGGGCGCGCCCGGCACCGGGAAGACGGCCGTCGGACTGCACCGGGTGGCGTACCTGCTCTACACCCACCGCGAACGGCTGGCCCGCACCGGCACCCTGGTCATCGGACCGAACCGCTCGTTCCTGCACTACATCGAGCAGGTCCTGCCCGCCCTGGGCGAACTCCAGGTGCGGCAGGCCACGGTGGACGGGCTGGTCGAGGAGGCCGCCGCACGGTACGGCGTGCGGGTGCGCGGCCGGGACGGAGCGGAGACCGCCCGGCTCAAGGGTGACGCACGGATGGCGCAGGTGCTGCGCCGCGCGGTGCGCGCCGGGGTCACCATGCCCGCCGAGGGGTGCGTGGTGGTGCGCGGCTCCCGGCGCTGGCGCATTCCTTCGTACGAACTCCAGGAGCTGGTCGAGGAGTTGCTGCAGCGCGACATGCGGTACGGGGCGGCGCGGGAGGCGCTGCCGCAGCGCATCGCGCACGCCGTGCTGGTGCGCATGGAGCAAGCGGGCGAGGCTCCGGACGACCGGGTGCAGGACGCGGTGGCGCGGAACGCGGCGGTCAAGGCCGTGGTGAAGGCGGTCTGGCCGGCCGTCGACCCGGCGAAGCTGGTGCTGCGGCTGCTCTCCGACCCGGATTTCCTCGCCGAGCAGGCCGACGGGCTGCTGGACGCGGACGAGCAGCAGGCCGTGCGGTGGGCGAAGCCGGCCCGCGGGGTGAAGTCCGCGACGTGGTCGGCGGCGGACGCGGTGCTGGTGGACGAGGCGGCCGACCTCGTCGCGCGCACCCCGTCGCTGGGGCACGTGGTGCTGGACGAGGCGCAGGACCTCTCCCCGATGCAGTACCGGGCGGTGGGGCGGCGCTGCACCACCGGTTCGGCGACCGTGCTCGGCGACCTCGCGCAGGGCACCACCCCGTGGGCCACGTCGAGTTGGCAGGAGGCGCTGTCGCACCTCGGCAAGCAGGGCTCGCACGTCGAGGAGCTCACCCAGGGCTTCCGCGTCCCGCGTGACGTGATCGCCTACGCCTCCCGGCTGCTGCCCAGCATCGCCCCCGGGCTGGCCGAGGCGACCTCGATCCGCGAGTCGCCGGGCGACTTCGCGGTGCGGGCCGTCGCGGCGGAGGAGCAGACCGCCGCGGTACTGGCGGCGTGCCGCGCGTCGCTCGGCCGCGAGGGGTCGACGGGGCTCATCGTCGCGGACGCGCGCGTTCCCGCCCTGGCGGCCGCGTTGGAGGAGGCGGGCCTGCCGCACCTCGCCCCGGGCGAGGAGACCTCGGCCGGTGTGCGGCTGACGTTGGTGCCGGCGACATTGGCGAAGGGCCTGGAGTACGACTACGTGGTGCTCGATGAGCCGGCGGCGATCGTGTCCGGGGAGCCCGACGCGCGCACCGGCCTGCGCCGCCTGTACGTGTGCCTGACGCGCGCGGTCTCCGGTCTCGCCGTCGTGCACGCCGAACCGCTGCCGGAGGCGCTCACGCGTACGTGA